The Cognaticolwellia beringensis genome segment ACCAGGATAAAATACAGCGGCATAATCATTCGCATCAACAAGATTTAACTTGGTTGTGGTCGCCAATACTTGTTGATTTTCTTTATCTTGCTCAAAACGGCGAGTAGCATCTGTTTGAAAGTCAACTTCTGCGCTTTTTGGATCTAGCGGTGGTTGTCCGCCTAAAGGTGAGGCTAATGTTACAGAGTAACCCGCGTCAATTAGTTGATAATAAGGGGCAGCAAACTCTTCTAACCAGAAACCAGTTTTTTCACCTGTGTCACCTAATTTATCATGCGAAGTTAATACCATTAATACTTTATTTGTATTTGTTGCAGTCATTTTAATTATCCTTTGCTGTTAATCAGCGACTTGTTTTTAAAAGTAAAAGTTGATGAAAATACTTTCTTGAAAATAAATATAATGAAGTAACAGAATTAAGTTCTTCAATCTATGGACAAAGTATATGCTCAATTATTTTTAATACAATGCAGAGTAATTTGATATCTTTGTTTTAATTATTGATACAATAGCTAAGTGTTTATTCTTTATTATCAAATTTGTTATTACTGAGGATTAAATGGATATTTCTTTTGAACAGTTGAAGAGCATGGTGGTTTTTTCACATGTGGTTGAACAAGGGAATTTTAGTGCGGCAGCAAAGCATATAGGGCTTTCAAGAGCCGTAGTAAGCTACCATATAAAAAAACTAGAACAACAACTTGGCGTTACACTATTAAACCGTTCAACGCGCTCAATTGCCCTTACACAAGCGGGTAGTGATTATTATCAAAGGTGTCGTATCATTGCACAACAAGCGAGTGCCGCGAATCAACAAATTGAAAACGTTAAAAATGAACCCGAAGGACTGCTTAAAATTACCTGTCCAGTAAGCGTAGGCTTGCATACTATTGTGCCTGCTTTGGACAAATTTCGAAATATTTATCCAAAGATCGAGCTTGATATTATGTTAACCGATGAAGTAGTCAATATTGTAAAAGAAGGTATTGATTTAGCGATTAGAGGCGCACCATTATCTGACTCAGGTTTACAAGCAAGAAAGCTTGCTGTTTTATCTACTTGTATTTGCGGATCTCCAGAGTACTTTAAACAACATGGGCGTCCGAATAAACCAAGTGAATTAAATCAACATAATTGGGT includes the following:
- a CDS encoding LysR family transcriptional regulator, which codes for MDISFEQLKSMVVFSHVVEQGNFSAAAKHIGLSRAVVSYHIKKLEQQLGVTLLNRSTRSIALTQAGSDYYQRCRIIAQQASAANQQIENVKNEPEGLLKITCPVSVGLHTIVPALDKFRNIYPKIELDIMLTDEVVNIVKEGIDLAIRGAPLSDSGLQARKLAVLSTCICGSPEYFKQHGRPNKPSELNQHNWVVYKLTSNKLALEKSGRTYTVDIKGTIKTNNATARTAFVEGGHGLGRVPTYDAWPKIKAGRLQTVLDDYQLKAIDVYGVFPPGAATSKKLRLLIDFLKQFFDQQQAKLVTQYP